Part of the Sulfobacillus acidophilus DSM 10332 genome, CGTAACGAGCGAATAAATCAGGGCACTGGCTAGAATGGCCAGACTCGTGGTGCGTCGGACCACTGGGTGGCGCCACAAGGCCCATGGAATCAGGGGATCGCGTATCCGCCGTTCGACGGCCAGGAGAAGACTTCCCCCGATGAGCGCGGTGCCTAATGCCGCCCATAGCCATTTCACGGGCTCCCCTGTGGCCCATAATGTCGGTAATGCGAGGACGGCAACCAACACGATCGTGAGAAGGGCCAGTCCGGCGCGATCGAGCGGCGGCGCCTGTTGATCGGGTGGAGGCAGTTCAACAGCCCGCATGACCCGAATGGCCATCCATGCCAAGGGCACATTGATCGCAAATAACAGGCGCCATCCCGCGCCTAATGCCGCCACGCCCCCGAGGGTCGGGCCGAGAACGGCCGCGATGCCCCACATCGCGCTTTGACGGGCTTGCATTGTCGCACGGGTGGGACCGGTAAACAGGCGCCCGAGGAGGATCAAGCCCATCGTAAAGAGGCCCCCGGCACCGAGCCCCTGAATGATCCGGCCGATTAATAGAAAGTCCATGGACGGACTCAACGCGGTCCATGCCGATCCGGCAGCAAATACGGTTAACGCGACCGCATATAACCGGCGGTTGTCCGTTGTGTCCGCCAGTCGCCCGAACACGGGCGTGGCTAACGTCGTGCACAACATAAAGGCGGTAATCATCCACGGTTCCCACACGAGCGCATGAAAGCGGCTGGCCACGGTCGGACCGATTGTACCCATCACCGTGCTATCCATGGCGCCTAAAAAGGTGGCCAGTAACACACCACGGCTGGCGCGAAGCGCGGCAGGATTCATGAGGAAGCCCCTCCTTTGAGACATAATCCACTAAACCAGGGTCAGCATAAAAGCCATACCCGGGGCAATCGGGCGGATTCCGACCGGCTGATGACGAAGATCCCGAGGGATTCGAAATGACCGTCAGGATGAGGACACAGGATGCAGAATGCCTTGCCAAGTCAGGGTAAACGTCTGGTTCATGAAGGCCTCTAATGGCTCCTGATGCCGAAGGGCCCAAGCCAATGCCAGCAGGTAGTTGGATAACACATGTTGTACAAGGGCCTTTCGCGGCACGTCTACCCGAATGTCTCCCCGGGCCTGGCCTTGGGCAATCAGGGGGTCTAATATCGCCGCCAAAGCGGAGGGGCGTTGATCGTCTAGCGGTTCGCCGGTGAGCTCGACCCGGACGACGTCCCAAATGAACGGGCGATCGCGTTCTACATAGGTGTTCAAGGCGTCGAAGACATGCCGAATCGCATCGATAGTGGGCAGGTCCAACCATTGGGGCATGCGGGGCAGCAAATCGGCCGTGATCTCATCCACATAAGCGGCCAGGACGGCATCCTTGGTGGGGAAATGCACATAAAACGTACCCTTCGCTACACCGGCCGCTTGAATAATTTGGTCGATACGGGTCTCCGCAAAGCCTTGAGTCCGAAATAACCGTAACGCTGCGTCAAATAGATGGCGTCGGGTGATGGCGCGTTGTTCTTGCCGCATCGGGGACATTTCCTCCTTCCAAGCGGATCATAAAGCATTGGATGACCGCAGTCAATGACTACAGTCGGCAAAATTTTGGTGTTAAACCTTCAGGAAGATGGTTTACCCGGAAAGTCGGTAGGGGGATTTTATCGGCCCGAGCTATAACCACATCCGGTGTTTTTGGGGTTCTGGCCCTGTAATATCCTAAACCGTACCGACGTCTGGGTGGTTGTGGCCACGCCGTCCGCGGCAGCCTACGAGGCCACCAATCTGACGTCGGACCTGTTCCGTTCGATGAAAAATCTGTTTACGGAGCAGGTGGGGTCCGTTACGGTTCCGACAGATCGCCTCACCAGTGGGTTCCGCATGAAGACGTTGGGTCGGAAATGGGGCTGGGAAACCAGCCGGGTTAAAATATCCCATCACTTCGCAGTAACTCCAACGGAAACCTCGTCGTTAACCGCAACGGAGGACAACTCCTCGCTTGGTGGGAAACCTGTCGAAATTCATGCCCTGTGAAAGGAGGAATGCGCATGGTGCCTAAAGCGGTTCTCGCCGTTGGCCTACTGGGAATCGTCGTCTTAAGTGGGTGTGGCGGGGTTTCGCCGCCTCAAGCCTCGGGAACGCCGTCGACGGCTCCGGTATCCCATCCGGTGTCGGTTCCCGTCGCCACGTCGTCCCCTCTTAATGCCGGAAACCCGTCTACTCCGGGGTCCAACGTGGCGGCATCTCCGACGGCAACGTATCGATTGCCCAATCGCCTCGTCTATGGGAACAATCAGGTCACGACATTTCTGACCTCCACTTTAGCCTGGCGCCTTAACGCCATGGGGGTTGCCGCCGGTTCGGAAGGAGCCACCCTCGCGATGACGACGAATGGCGGAACGTCGTGGGTCACGTTATCCAGCACTAATCCCACCGGCTCCTTAGGACTCCTGCCGACCTTTGGAGACAAAGACGGGGTCAGTTTCATCAACCCCCAGGTGGGTTGGCTCACGGGATCATATCCGTATGCGGCCAATGCCCAGCCCATCCCCCTCTTTTATCAGACCCACAATGGTGGTCGAACGTGGAGTCCAGTCAGGCTTCCCATGCCGGCGGTCGGGCCGGGCCATCCGTTGACCCTCACCCCTCCGGCGTTTGTGTCGGCCGACGACGGCCTGTTGATCGGATATTTAGGGTCCTTAAATCGCGTCCCGCCCCCCTTCATGCTGCTCTGGGTGACCGACGACGGCGGCATCCACTGGCAAGCGGTTCCGGCTAGTGGCTCGGGGCATCGGTTGGGATTTCAATGGAATGTACCGCAGGCGGGTATGGTCATCATGACCTGGGCGGGCCATTCGTGGGAGACCACCAATTTTGGCCAATCGTGGCAGCCTTACCGATCGGCTCCCGGAGCCTTGATCCATGCGGCCTCCTCGAATCCACCGCCGTTTTCGGGAACCATCCTGCAACGAATCGTCGGGCCCGAGGGCCCGGAGGCCATCCCCAACGGGTATGTCGGTTCGCCGCCAAGCCGCCTCATTTTCTCGTCCACCTAATATCCGCTGGCAGAAAGCTTCCGCGGGCGCTTGAACGGCCAGCTCTTTCTGTTGGACATCTATCAGAATGCGCAGGGGGATTTTATTGGCGTCCATTATCACCACCATCCGGTGTTTTGGGGTCCCGGTCCCCACGCTGAATCTCTTAAATTTTACCGGCTTGTGGGTTGTGGTC contains:
- a CDS encoding major facilitator superfamily MFS_1 (PFAM: Major Facilitator Superfamily~COGs: COG2814 Arabinose efflux permease~InterPro IPR011701~KEGG: tro:trd_A0729 drug resistance MFS transporter, drug:H+ antiporter-1 (14 Spanner) (DHA2) family~PFAM: Major facilitator superfamily MFS-1~SPTR: Drug resistance MFS transporter, drug:H+ antiporter-1 (14 Spanner) (DHA2) family) gives rise to the protein MNPAALRASRGVLLATFLGAMDSTVMGTIGPTVASRFHALVWEPWMITAFMLCTTLATPVFGRLADTTDNRRLYAVALTVFAAGSAWTALSPSMDFLLIGRIIQGLGAGGLFTMGLILLGRLFTGPTRATMQARQSAMWGIAAVLGPTLGGVAALGAGWRLLFAINVPLAWMAIRVMRAVELPPPDQQAPPLDRAGLALLTIVLVAVLALPTLWATGEPVKWLWAALGTALIGGSLLLAVERRIRDPLIPWALWRHPVVRRTTSLAILASALIYSLVTLVPLWTRQLWHADALTTGWVTLPIPLGWAIGSIMVGRRLKSWGFRRMGLWGTGIFGLGIASLDIAPRFPLPLIIGAGGGLLAGVGMGSVIMTGLLLVQSTASVDTLGAATGLYNFGRNLGNALGPGVLGGVAVGMATIGHPNGLRASTAGWLHALNGTWLGIVALTLGVAILLMRFPQHVPNPDPSVDTWNPVSPS
- a CDS encoding transcriptional regulator, TetR family (PFAM: Bacterial regulatory proteins, tetR family~COGs: COG1309 Transcriptional regulator~InterPro IPR001647~KEGG: tmr:Tmar_1312 regulatory protein TetR~PFAM: Transcriptional regulator, TetR-like, DNA-binding, bacterial/archaeal~SPTR: Putative TetR-family transcriptional regulator), with translation MRQEQRAITRRHLFDAALRLFRTQGFAETRIDQIIQAAGVAKGTFYVHFPTKDAVLAAYVDEITADLLPRMPQWLDLPTIDAIRHVFDALNTYVERDRPFIWDVVRVELTGEPLDDQRPSALAAILDPLIAQGQARGDIRVDVPRKALVQHVLSNYLLALAWALRHQEPLEAFMNQTFTLTWQGILHPVSSS
- a CDS encoding hypothetical protein (KEGG: ttm:Tthe_2045 hypothetical protein~SPTR: BNR/Asp-box repeat protein), encoding MVPKAVLAVGLLGIVVLSGCGGVSPPQASGTPSTAPVSHPVSVPVATSSPLNAGNPSTPGSNVAASPTATYRLPNRLVYGNNQVTTFLTSTLAWRLNAMGVAAGSEGATLAMTTNGGTSWVTLSSTNPTGSLGLLPTFGDKDGVSFINPQVGWLTGSYPYAANAQPIPLFYQTHNGGRTWSPVRLPMPAVGPGHPLTLTPPAFVSADDGLLIGYLGSLNRVPPPFMLLWVTDDGGIHWQAVPASGSGHRLGFQWNVPQAGMVIMTWAGHSWETTNFGQSWQPYRSAPGALIHAASSNPPPFSGTILQRIVGPEGPEAIPNGYVGSPPSRLIFSST